The window ATTTTAGGTAGGTGGAGCATGATGTGTTTGTTTCCGTTTCAATGCCAAATATATAGGTTGTTTTGGATGAATAGATGTTGTCAACTTGAAATTTATAAGAACTGTCCTTTAATCTCCTCCAGTTGCTGCATGTGTAATACATATTTGATTTTTGCATTCGTAAGGAAATGGTTTTCAATTTAGCTACCTTTTATGAAGGTCTTGCTGAAGTTTGAGTTAAATATTAGCATATCTTTTAGGCAAATAAGCTCGTAAACATACTAAATGATTGAATCTTCTCTTTGTTGTTGTATGTGCCTTTTTTCAAATGTTCTAAACAAAGATGTATGAATTATGATGTGTTTCAATTCTTTGTTATCATGGTGCGTAGAGATGCGATCCATTTTCAGCTGAGCTATTTACAATTGGTTCTACACCCCGGCCAGTTCCTATACTTTGCAACTCCACTATTTCAGCAAATTCGTCCCAATCTAGCCAAGCAGCGAATAACTTCTGCTCTAATGTATGGGATACATGCCAAAATGTGTCTTTCATGAAGTCTCCATTTGCCCCTTCACTAAAAGGTCAAGCTGGATTACCAGTCAATTCCAATCTTAGCAAACTGACTGACTTGTGGCAGTCTAAAACTGATTTCTGCAATGCATTTGGTGGAGCTTCCAGTACTGCATCAGTATGTTTTGATGGTCAACCTGTTATGCTAAATAACACCGAAATTCCTAGCCCCCCACTTGGCTTGTGTCTTGAGAAGATAGGGAATGGATCTTACCTCAGCATGGCTGCTCATCCTGATGGGTCAAACCGTGCATTTTTTGCTAGCCAACAAGGAAAGATATGGTTAGCAACTATTCCTGATCAGGGATCGGGAGGAGCATTAGGGCTTGATGAATCCAATCCTTTTGTAGATCTAACTGATGAAGTATATTTTGATACTCAATTTGGTATGATGGGTATTGCATTTCATCCAAACTTTGCACAAAACGGGCGATTCTTTGCTTCGTTTAATTGTGATAAGGCTAAGTGGTCCGGATGTACTGGAAGATGTTCATGTAACTCAGATGTCAATTGTGATCCTTCAAAGCTAGGAACTGATAATGGTGCCCAGCCATGCCAGTATCAAAATGTTGTTGCAGAGTATACTGCTAATGGTACTGCATCCCAGCCTTCCTTGGTACAAATCTCTAAACACtgaatttttccatttttatttaaCTCAAATGATTAGAAATGACTTCATCTTTTTCCCAGGCAACAAGTGCCAAGCCAACTGAAGTGAGAAGGATATTTACTATGGGCCTTCCATTTACATCTCATCACGGAGGGCAGATACTCTTTGGACCTGCTGATGGATATTTATACTTCATGATGGGAGATGGTGGTGGTACAGGCGATCCTTACAATTTTTCCCAAAACAAGAAATCATTGCTTGGCAAAATTTTGAGGCTCGATGTTGATAACGTACCAAGTGAGTATCAGCAGAGAATGTTGGTgcatatagtttttttatttattattattattatttatttaaatttcttttacttATTCAATCTGCTGCCTTCTTCATATCTTCCTACCTGTGAATGGTTACTTATCTCACATCTCTGTAAGTACTCTTTTTGTTCAAAGCATCACTTCACTGCCTACCTTGCTTGCTCTCTCCAATTTTTACTAGGAACTAAAAGGACTATGTGAAAGATCTGCCTTCTCTAGTGACTCTGTGCTGATCAATCAGAAAAAGGGGaaaagtagaagaaaaaaaattgtaattctGAAACCATGATTATAAATATAATGTCCTAGACATGATATTTTCTCAATGGAGGAGTGTAAATAGGAGCTGTTTCACTTGCATAGTTTAAGTGGtactttgcattttttttttttctcactcttGTCCATTGCACTGTCTTTTCAGGTGCTGCAGAAATTGCCAAACTCAATCTGTGGGGAAACTATTCTATCCCCAAAGATAATCCTTATGAGGAAGATACAGGCTTGCAGCCCGAAATATGGGCTTCTGGATTAAGAAATCCTTGGCGCTGTAGTTTTGATTCCGAAAGGCCTTCCTACTTTATGTGTGCTGATGTTGGGCAGGTTTGAGATATTTCTCTTTCAAGTTTAAATAGTATCTGACTGGCCATTATTATGCTACCATtattcaacatatatataaaagagataCAATTTTATGAAGCATCTGGTAGGATTTCCTCACAAAAATATGACTGTGACCAgccttttttgaaaaatgccCTTGATTAATTAATTCCACTGTCTTGCTTGCATCAAGTACATCTCACACTACCACAGATTAATATTTAGGTCTCTTTTACCAATGGTTTCATATGAATTTACAAAGATGTCAGAAAGTTGATgtctttttttcattctctattGTGCATTCGAGGTAGAATTTGAAGTGAGTCCATTGTGTTTCTAGAGTAAGGacatttcaatttcagcaattgcttcattttctttctgCTATTGTGGTGATGCTTATGCATCTTCATTTCATTATGAACTTGCATGTTCAGAGGCCATGAAATAAGAAACAACCCCAAGACCACTTGTTTCTGAACATATATGACACTTTTGATTACCTACAGGATCGATATGAGGAGGTGGATATCATCACCAAGGATGGAAACTATGGCTGGCGTGTTTATGAGGGCCCCCTTCTTTACACTCCTCCAGATTCACCTGGTGGAAATACAACTCCAAGTTCCATAAGCCCAATTTTTCCTGTGATGGGATATACCCATTCTGATGTAAACCAGAAGGAAGGGTCAGCATCAATCACAGGGGGCTATTTCTATCGGTCTATGACTGATCCTTGTATGTACGGAAGGTAAATGTGCTCTTTTTTCATTCTATGTAGATATGACAAGTTGAAGAACTGACCATGCTGATAATCTACAAAAGctatcaaccaaaaaagaatgaagatttATTCTTGGGACTACCATGCTGATCTTTGCAATAATATTGATCCTTGCTAACAACTCGCTCGATCATTATTTTCAGGTACTTATATGCAGATTTGTATGCAACTGCCCTATGGGCTGGCATAGAGAATCCAGTAGACAGTGGGAATTTTAGCAGTAGTAAAATTTCCTTCAGCTGTGCAGCTGACTCTCCTCTACAATGCAGCTCCCTGCCAGGAAGTTCTCTTCCAGCTTTGGGTTACATTTACTCATTCGGGGAGGACAACCGGAAGGATATTTATCTCCTTGCCAGCAGTGGTGTTTACAGAGTCGTTCGTCCTAGCCGTTGTAATTACACTTGTTCAAAGGAAAATGTTACTAGTCTTGCAAGTCCAAGTCCTTCTTCTCCGAAATCTCATGCAAACCAGTTGATTGACCCATGTAACAATGTAGTCCTCCTATTCTCTTCTTTGTTATTGCTTTtgcttggttttgtctagtatTTTACAATATCTGCATGTTATTTATAAAGAGGGGGTGTTCGTTGCAATGGCTTGTGAATCTTTTTGTACTATgtaacctttttttctttccttttaagcTTTTGTATATGGGGACTGACAAGATGAAAACTGAAGTGCTTTTACgttttttctattaattatgTCAAGTTTTCTGGCAGAGTTAAATCCTCTATAGTTCAATAGCAAAGCTGTGGAGTATACAGAAATGTTTGCAGGAAAGGAGATTCTTATAATGATTATTAATCTGAAGCAACTTGGAATAAGTATATTCTATTTTCATCAACATTTAAAGTGACATGAATTGCAGATATCCAATAACTATATAGCCTGTATCAAGTAAAActacaaaacaaattttcataGCAACTTGACATGATTTCACACCCCATCTTTGAAGAACAGCGGCATACACTGAACAATAAATTCAAGGGTGGTTCAAATGCACACTGCACAGCGTGgactcaactctctctctctctccataaaaTATACACTTTGTTATTTagcttttgtcatttttcaaaattactgTATTGGATATGATAGAAAGCCTACCAACCACCTATCTCAAACCCCCTAGAAATGGGAGCCTTGTGCATTAGATGCATCCTAAGACTGAGGAgttaagaaatcaaatttccccGTGGATAGTGGATGTAAACCTTGTATTACATGTGATAACTCTATTAGTAAGGGCATCCCAAATGCCCAACAGTGTGTCTAAGATGCGTGAATTCAAGAACATATTGAAAATTAGTAGAATCATCAATGGAAATAACATGGTATTTAAAACTTTGGTCTTTGGGTTGAAGTATTTGGAATCAGAGAAGTACATGAATAACTTTCCTAGAGGCTTCCAATATTTACTTTCCAAAAGGATATAATCACTCTTTGAGAACCGGTACAAACTACAACCTAGAGGTCCTTTTCTTCCAAGATTCAATTGTTTGCTACCTAATAAGCATAAAATCTTGGATTAAGAATCTAAATCTTTgaagtacctttttttttttaataaggctCTTAAATCATAATACTTCGTGTGAGTTGACATCTCCCTTGATAATGCGTCCTTGGTCCAATTCTTGGTTCTTGGGAGTCAATTCTTTGATGACACTATTTTTTTAGATAGGTAAATAGTGGGGAAGGAGAAGTGCTGTTTGATTCACAAACATCTAGAACCACAAAGAATATCATTTGCTGGACAATCACTTAAACCGCATACACGCCACACTCTAATTGTTCATCATCAAGCcaaaaacatttataattattaaagtaTTAAGTAATAATTACTAAACACGACTAAGTAGATCATAAATCATTAAAGATACTGTATATTCAAAAATCTCAACTTTATAATCCCTCGTAAATAAAGACTCAAAAGAATATTTTGATAATCCCACCGAAGATAAGGAAAAGCCAACACTAAATGAATAAAGTATAATAGAAATTAGAATTCGAGAAACATGTAATACATTATTTAAGGGTGACTATATCTGCAAAAGTATCCGACGCATATCTTTTGAAATCAACACTCATAGAGAATATCTTGAAAAATCACTACCAAAGATCCTTTAACAGTGTGATGAAGAAACTATAATAGATTAGGAACTAATTTGTACGATTGAGAAAGAGACTATGAAGCATTAGAGGGACAACTGTATGAATTAGATTCTCAACTTAGTCATCTCTCTTTGAAATCATGACTTTTATCCACACAAAGAtttgattacttcaccaaagATGCTTCATTAACATGAATATGATGACCAAACTGAAACAGAGAATAGCTTTAAAGAGAGAGACAAGAAAAGATTATGACAAGATTGCTTCTAACTTGCTAGTAAAATATGAGAAGACTGAAACTAAATCTAGATATCATGAAAaggaaataatataaaatagagaGAGGGGTGGTAAATCTCATTTTATAACATgagaaatattatttaaaaagcaACCTTCACCTTCTAGATGGATCCCTGAGACTCAAAACTGGTTTGCTTCAAGTTGAGTCCAGCTTTGTCGAAGAACCTCTGTAAACAGATTGAGAAAACATTCTTTTGGAATTTCTTCAACAGATATTTAGTGTGATAACAATTATCACTAAGGGGGGACCAAAGTGAACCTGAAGTGTGATATGCACATATCTATCATATGGGTGGCTTAATAGTTAATGTCCTTGGCACGACAAACcaattggattatttttttttttttttttttttttttttactaaatgatgaactttattaaaaagaaaagaagtggaCCTGGGCCATCTACCATCTTTGCCTCCAAGATGTGGTTTTCAcatatgataaaaataattgattgataGGTTATACATCATATGGCTATGGTACATATTTTaagcttatatatatttttcatttctttttttttagtgaaaaaactatcattcacaaaagagaaacaattaaatcaaagaaacaaagcctCTAAGGCAAGAAAAGGAGGATCCCTCATCCAAGATACATTATCAAAGATAGACTTAGCAAACTTGGCTAAAGAGTGCACCAACGAGTTTCCAATTTGACTGATGAGGTTTGCATGGACTTACCTCCTTTTCTATTTACTCAGTCTGGCAGCAAGGGGGAGAGATTGGTATGCAAGTTAACAAAGTTCTtgtatggcttaaaacaagccaGTAGGCAGTGATTTGCCAAACTTGTTGATGTCATCCCCACTCAAGGGTTTGTTCAAGCAGTTCTTGTTTACGTTGATGACATCTTGGTAGCAAGCAATGATGTACTTGCTGCTAATCAGTTCAAGCAATTTCTCCATGACAAGTTTAAACTCAAAGAATTGGGTCCAGTGAAGTATTTCTTAGGCCTCTAAAGGAATTTATGCGTGTCAAAGAAAGTATGTGCTGGACTTAATTGTAGAAGCAGGTGCTTTGGGGTCTAAAACAGTGAAATGTCCTATGGAACATAATTCTAAATTGTCCATGGATGAAGGAGAGTTACTCAATGACCCTACAATGTATAGAAGGATGGTGGGTAAGTTGCTTTACCTCACTTTAACAAGTCCTGATTTGAATTATTGTGTTCACAGGCTTAGTTAGTTTATGGAAAAGCCTAGGCCGCCTCATTTACATGCAACTCATAGGGTTTTACAGTACCTAAAAGGATGTCCAGTACagggtttattttttttaatgctaaatAAGAGTTACATGTCAAAGCCTACACTGATTCTGACTGGGCAGCTTGTCCAGACTCAAGGAAGTCTCTCATAGGCTATTGTGTTTGTATTGGGAGTTCATTGGTTTCATGGAAGACCAAGAAGGAGCAAACAATCTCTAGAGATTGTTTGTGAGATTTTTTGGTTGGTAAATTTATTGAAGGATTTTAAAATACCCCATCCACAACCAATATTGTTATATTGTGATAGTCAAGTTGCTTTACATATTAGATTAGAGACAAGATTCAAGAAGGATTGATCATGACCTTTTATGTTCCTACCCAAAATCAACTTGCTGACATATTTACCAAAGCTAGCCCTTGCATTACATCAGTTCTCATTGCTGCTCAACAAGAGGACTTTGTCAATATATACACCCCATCTAGAGGGGGATATTGAGAATAGCTATAGGAAAGCTAGTTTTGTAAATACACTCTGTAAACTAAAAAGTAGCATAGATTAAGTTTATGATTAGAATTAGATACAGATTTGACATGTGTTAGTCTGACTTGTAATTCTATTATGCCACATCAGATCGCTGTCGGGAAGTTGTTAGTTAGTTTCTTAGCTTCCCTCCCAATTCTGTTGGTATATGTAAAGCAGTGTAATGTGATTGTTTAATTGGCTTAATACAATTTAGTTTTTacatctttctctctcaactttGCAAAAGTATATGGAATCAGAGaatacattaataatttatccAGTGACTttcaacaactaataagttacccgtgcgatgcacaaataatgttgtaatgttttatgtaaaatagttttggaGAATGTTGTATAAATATTATAGCATAATTGTTAGAGAACTTTACTTGTAATAAATTTATCATAAAAAGCAACAATTATAAACTGTACAcacatatttattataattattcaattgaagtgatgagaaataaaaaataaaaaaaaaaactttggaggAATATTATAGCATACaattttgtctctctttttctttaattctaaaacaaaatacacattCTAAACAGTCAATTACATCATTTATAAAACCTGTAAATCCACAACGTCCGACCTTAACATCAAAATAGTAATTGTCATtgtcactcaatataaaatgcaagcCCTCCTTTCTTGGTTGTATCCAACCCATACGAGGTAGGATTAGATTAAACAACAATGTTAGAGCTTGAAAGATTGAAGGTAAATGACATCGTTTTTGGTCTGTGTGTATTTGACATGGGATGGTATGAAGGGTTATGGGAAGGTATATATAAAAGGATAGAAGTACAAAAAGtgaaaatggtgaattaaaatgcaaagaGGTTTGTGGTATGTGTAAGAgatgaaaagtcttgaaacattgaactaaatgatacaaaaaatatttaatttttaattagaaaattcttaaaacattaaaccaaatgaaataaaaaatcaatatttaatttattcctatcttgagaatatttcaattctctttgaaTAGGATACGCCACTTGGCAAAACCTCATACTTTCTCACATGAGGtctcttcttatatatatatatatatatatatattgattgattgattgattacCTATTGATTGTTCAGGGACCAAAATTTGACTACCTACAACCATTCTAAAAAGAGGCCTCCAGAGCATGGTGTCGAATATTATAAAAGATTTAAGAGTATCTTCTTCATCACCAATTGATTTTGAGATGGAATAATAGGTCATTGTCCAATAGATATTACTCTTTGAGAGCCAGTACAAACTACAACCTAGAGGTCCTTTTCTTCCAAGAGTCAATTGCTTGCTACCTAATAAAGATAATCTTGGATTAAGAATCTAAATCTTTGAAGCATCTTTGAAGCACCTCTCCCTTGATAATGCGTTCTTGGTCCAAGTCTTGGTTCTTGGAAGTCAATTCTTTGACTCATGATAAATGTTTTTCCACATAGAACAACTTgcgtcttctttttctttttctttttctttttcttttttttttttttttcatttttagataGATAAATAGTGAAAAAGGGGAGGTGGTGTTCGATTTACAAACATGAGGAATTACAAAGAAGGAAAAACATATTGCATACAATGTGTTTTACACGGTGGTTTTGGGCAATGTATATAGCACACATTATGTGCAATAAACACTGTCTTCCAAAGAATGTCATTATCGTTGAACAATTACTTGAACTGCATACAACTTGCACTATAATTGTTAATAATCAAGGCAAAACATTGATAATTAGTAAAGTTTTAAGTAATAATTACTAAATACGACTAACTGGATCATAAATCATTAGAAATActgtatattttaaaattctcaaCTTTATAATCCCTCGACTCAAAGAATATTTTGATAATCCCACCAAAGACACGTCAACACTATAATTGTTAATAATCAAGGCAAAAACATTGATAATTAGTAAAGTTTTAAGTAATGATTACTAAATACGACTAAGTGGATCATAAATCATTAGAGATActgtatattttaaaattctcaaCTTTATAATCCCTCGACTCTGAGAATATTTTGATAATCCCACCAAAGACACACATCAACACTAAATGAATAAGCTATGGTAGAATTTAGAATTCAAGAAACTTGTTATGCATAATTTAAGGGTGACTATGTTTGCAAAAATATTGACACGTATCTTTTGAAATCAACACTCAGAGAATATCTTGAAAAAACACTACCAAAGATCCCTCCCTCAACAGTGTGATGAAGAAACTATAATAGATTAGGAACTAACTTTGTAAGATTaagattgagattgagattgagagagagttAGTGAATAGGGACAACTGTATAAGCTATTCTCGACTTAGTCATCTCTCTTTGAACTCATGACTTTTTATCCACATAAAGATTTGATTACTTCACGAAAGATGCTTCATTAACATGAATATGATGACCAAACTGAAACTGAGAatagctttaaaaaaaagagtcaagaAAAGATTATAACAAGATTGTTTCTAACTTGCTAGTAAAATATACTGAAATTAAATCTAGATATcatgaaaaagaaataacataaaatagagagaagggtggtaaagaaaatattataacatgGAGAATATTGATTAAAATACAAACTTCACCTTCTAGATTGATCACTGAGACTCAGATTTGGTTTCTTCAAGTTGAGTCCAGCTTTGTTGAAGAACTCTCTGTAAACAGATTGAGAAAAAACATtctttggattttaatttcttcaatcGGTATTTAGAGTGATAACAATCATCAATCAGTAGGGGGGACCAAAGTGAACCTGCCGAGGCGCACATATCTGTCACATCATGGGTGGCTAATACCATTGGTACGACAAACCAATTGGATTTCTcatatgataaaaataattgatCAATAGTTTGTACATTATTTGGCTATGGTACATATTTTAAgcttaattatatttttccatttttacttTGGTTAAAGTTGTCAAAAACTTTGTAACTTAATTCATAACTCATtgtatttttaatagaaatatttAAGATTGGGAAGAATTGGTCAACTAAGTGAATCATAATTCTTTAGAGATACTTCACCAGGCTCGAGAACCTTTGGGAAGAATTGGTCAACTATTGTGATATATCATATGTGTAGCTTAGTAATGATTAATACCTTTGGCACGCATCAAACCAATTGGATTTCacatatgataaataaaaaatgattaatagTTTGTACATTATATGGTTATGGTACATACATTAACCTTTAAAAGTATTTTCATTTCTTACCTTTGGTTTAAGTTGTCAAGAGCCCTCTAACTTAATTAGTATCTCTTAgtatttcaaacaaaaatatctaaaattcaCATCCTCCCCTCCCAACTAtgagttaaaataaataaataaagtaaataaaataaaattggtttaAGTTCCATTTTctttagtaaaatttaaaaaattgcaactttgtctttcaaaaaatttaaaaggtttCAATTTTGTCCTTCCTTCCATTTCT of the Quercus robur chromosome 10, dhQueRobu3.1, whole genome shotgun sequence genome contains:
- the LOC126703406 gene encoding HIPL1 protein isoform X2, translated to MGRLLSSALLFCSLLLLFCASFSHPLCIDSTAPLSLNTTLKFCSYNASSCCNSTEDLELQKQFEAMNISDSRCASVMKSILCARCDPFSAELFTIGSTPRPVPILCNSTISANSSQSSQAANNFCSNVWDTCQNVSFMKSPFAPSLKGQAGLPVNSNLSKLTDLWQSKTDFCNAFGGASSTASVCFDGQPVMLNNTEIPSPPLGLCLEKIGNGSYLSMAAHPDGSNRAFFASQQGKIWLATIPDQGSGGALGLDESNPFVDLTDEVYFDTQFGMMGIAFHPNFAQNGRFFASFNCDKAKWSGCTGRCSCNSDVNCDPSKLGTDNGAQPCQYQNVVAEYTANGTASQPSLATSAKPTEVRRIFTMGLPFTSHHGGQILFGPADGYLYFMMGDGGGTGDPYNFSQNKKSLLGKILRLDVDNVPSAAEIAKLNLWGNYSIPKDNPYEEDTGLQPEIWASGLRNPWRCSFDSERPSYFMCADVGQDRYEEVDIITKDGNYGWRVYEGPLLYTPPDSPGGNTTPSSISPIFPVMGYTHSDVNQKEGSASITGGYFYRSMTDPCMYGRYLYADLYATALWAGIENPVDSGNFSSSKISFSCAADSPLQCSSLPGSSLPALGYIYSFGEDNRKDIYLLASSGVYRVVRPSRCNYTCSKENVTSLASPSPSSPKSHANQLIDPCNNVVLLFSSLLLLLLGFV
- the LOC126703406 gene encoding HIPL1 protein isoform X1; the protein is MGRLLASALLFCSLLLLFDASFSHPLCIDSTAPLSLNTTLKFCSYNASSCCNSTEDLELQKQFEAMNISDSRCASVMKSILCARCDPFSAELFTIGSTPRPVPILCNSTISANSSQSSQAANNFCSNVWDTCQNVSFMKSPFAPSLKGQAGLPVNSNLSKLTDLWQSKTDFCNAFGGASSTASVCFDGQPVMLNNTEIPSPPLGLCLEKIGNGSYLSMAAHPDGSNRAFFASQQGKIWLATIPDQGSGGALGLDESNPFVDLTDEVYFDTQFGMMGIAFHPNFAQNGRFFASFNCDKAKWSGCTGRCSCNSDVNCDPSKLGTDNGAQPCQYQNVVAEYTANGTASQPSLATSAKPTEVRRIFTMGLPFTSHHGGQILFGPADGYLYFMMGDGGGTGDPYNFSQNKKSLLGKILRLDVDNVPSAAEIAKLNLWGNYSIPKDNPYEEDTGLQPEIWASGLRNPWRCSFDSERPSYFMCADVGQDRYEEVDIITKDGNYGWRVYEGPLLYTPPDSPGGNTTPSSISPIFPVMGYTHSDVNQKEGSASITGGYFYRSMTDPCMYGRYLYADLYATALWAGIENPVDSGNFSSSKISFSCAADSPLQCSSLPGSSLPALGYIYSFGEDNRKDIYLLASSGVYRVVRPSRCNYTCSKENVTSLASPSPSSPKSHANQLIDPCNNVVLLFSSLLLLLLGFV